The DNA segment TAGTTTAATTGTGGTAATTTCTTGTGTGCCAAAGAGGGTTGTGCTATATTCGTTGAGTAGAGCGCGGAGTTGTTGTTTGTTGTTTACGGTTCGGACTCGGCCGATGGTGAGATGCGGTGAAAAATTTTTGCTTTCTTTGGGAAATCCTAATGGTTCGAGTTCTTGGTTGATGATGTCAGCAAGTGTTTTTATCGGTTTGCTATTTTCAATACCAACCCAGATAACTTTTATATAGTTTTCATGCGGAAAAACACCGGCTCCCTGCAGGGTGATCGTGAATGGTGGAGTTTGGTTGCTTGCTTTGTGTATGATCGTTGTGATTGGTTCTATTTGAGTTTCTTCAACTTCACCAAGAAATTTGAGCGTGATATGGAGTATTGTAGGGTTGACAAGTTTTATATCGACTCCTGATTTTTTGATTTTCTCCTGAAATTCAGAAATTAAGGTATTTGGTCTGATGTCGATTGCAATGAAACCTCGAAAAGTCGTCATCAGTTTTTTCACCTCACCTGATAAGATTACTTATGGGTTTTGGGTTTAAAACTCTACTGTTTTCTTCGCTTCAAAGACTGTGTAGACGTCGTTTCCTTAAGATGGCTGTTTATTCTGAAAGATCAATACCATATGTTTTTTGAGGTAGGTTTTTATGAATTTCATATGCTTGTTGTTCAGTCATTATCCCTTGTTTGAGGAGGTTTTTTGTTCTATTTGGAACTGTTTTTGGACTGAGTACTGCACCGGGTCGTAAGGGGTCATCGATATAGTCAGTTTCCATGAGAAATCGAGAACCTTTCTTGAGCGCTTCAATAATGTTCTTTTTGCTTGCCAAAACAGAGGGAAGCAGTCCATAGTTCTCTTGCTCTGTTATAAGTGGCGGGGCATAATGTTTAACAATTTTTTCTACAGGAAACTGGATGTTTTGTGCGATTGTTACAAGTTCTTTACATAGTTGTGGTGTTGTACTTTCTGTATGAAGCACAACAGGCACCCCTGCGTCTTTTGCTTGGATCATACCAGAGATCATGATTTCATTTGAATCAGAAATTGTTTGTGCATCTACTGGAAAATGAGGTCGTCCAATTTCACCGATTGCTATACATTTATGTTCTCTGCAGAGTTGTGCTGCATCTTCCATA comes from the Candidatus Thermoplasmatota archaeon genome and includes:
- a CDS encoding TatD family hydrolase, which codes for MIYFDNHLHLRRDGRFLEAIREFKQAGGTHCILCQYPNPQKVLREKNYRILYQDTLRMAEEIQQKIEITVFVTVGPYPVDYLILRDHIGREKTLEIMKKGMEDAAQLCREHKCIAIGEIGRPHFPVDAQTISDSNEIMISGMIQAKDAGVPVVLHTESTTPQLCKELVTIAQNIQFPVEKIVKHYAPPLITEQENYGLLPSVLASKKNIIEALKKGSRFLMETDYIDDPLRPGAVLSPKTVPNRTKNLLKQGIMTEQQAYEIHKNLPQKTYGIDLSE
- the thpR gene encoding RNA 2',3'-cyclic phosphodiesterase produces the protein MTTFRGFIAIDIRPNTLISEFQEKIKKSGVDIKLVNPTILHITLKFLGEVEETQIEPITTIIHKASNQTPPFTITLQGAGVFPHENYIKVIWVGIENSKPIKTLADIINQELEPLGFPKESKNFSPHLTIGRVRTVNNKQQLRALLNEYSTTLFGTQEITTIKLKKSNLTPQGPQYTTLQEIQLLRR